A window of Solea solea chromosome 18, fSolSol10.1, whole genome shotgun sequence contains these coding sequences:
- the pkdccb gene encoding extracellular tyrosine-protein kinase PKDCC, with protein sequence MMANSLRAAALLAFVVLSILVSLLISSVQQFGARTSHFSNATVAAADEEELSLLRGALIHQINERRKEIIPLLLLHEKKSDNNNNDNNEDEDSAPSVGTLLSPQLDVDYNLWDEITHGSREAHLDGMGCDSLVDMQAVEILGSGYTKLVVKVNLAGGQPVALKLVNEQGIDMGKCVEDFKDAPGCRELVSYKLQKEIVLLQRLRHPNVIKLKGHCAGNARGQGGERGRVAVILEQGNPLQMIQLLQSPWEDRFRVCLDLARLLHFLSQSPLGSVALLDFQPRQFVTVAGELKLTDLDDASAEETACRGDADCTLQFPHRNFTLPCSARGVCEGLNEKRNIYNAYRYFFTYLLPHQAPPGLTHLVDHIMNSTGELKADINQTLEAFEHILLLYKSGLHLDNLPPSIIRDYNVIRGMGTSGNAEYRCWPSYSQQGCVLSVSSAREAAYICNSHSQCSSFTLTGHTTWTGRLLASFRSSFSHLVPDGTSEVYVKKTKAPEASPV encoded by the exons ATGATGGCCAACTCTTTACGCGCGGCTGCGCTGCTGGCGTTCGTGGTTCTCTCGATCCTCGTGTCACTGTTGATCAGCAGCGTGCAGCAGTTCGGAGCCAGAACATCGCACTTTTCCAACGCGACTGTTGCCGCTGCTGATGAGGAGGAGCTGTCGCTGCTCCGCGGGGCGTTGATTCACCAAATCAACGAGAGGCGCAAAGAGATCATTCCGCTGCTTTTACTTCATGAGAAAAaatctgataataataataatgataataacgaGGACGAGGACAGCGCGCCATCAGTTGGGACTCTACTTTCCCCACAACTTGATGTGGATTATAATCTGTGGGACGAGATCACGCACGGCTCCAGGGAAGCGCACTTGGATGGAATGGGCTGCGACTCTCTGGTGGACATGCAGGCGGTGGAGATCCTCGGCTCTGGATACACCAAGCTGGTGGTGAAAGTGAATCTGGCCGGAGGTCAACCCGTGGCCCTGAAGCTCGTCAACGAGCAGGGGATAGACATGGGGAAGTGCGTGGAGGACTTTAAAGACGCGCCGGGCTGCAGGGAGCTCGTGTCCTACAAGCTGCAGAAAGAAATCGTGCTGTTGCAGAGGCTGCGGCATCCAAATGTCATAAAG CTCAAGGGTCACTGTGCAGGAAATGCAAGAGgccagggaggagagagggggagagtcGCAGTCATTCTGGAGCAGGGGAATCCACTACAGATGATCCAGTTGCTCCAGAGCCCCTGGGAGGACAGATTCAGG GTTTGTCTGGACCTGGCGCGGCTCCTGCACTTCCTCTCCCAGTCCCCTCTGGGCTCCGTGGCCCTGCTGGACTTCCAGCCGCGGCAGTTCGTCACCGTGGCCGGCGAGCTCAAGCTCACCGACCTGGACGACGCCAGCGCCGAGGAGACGGCCTGCCGCGGCGACGCCGACTGCACGCTGCAGTTCCCGCACAGGAACTTCACCCTCCCCTGCTCGGCGCGCGGAGTCTGCGAGGGCCTGAACGAGAAGAGGAACATCTACAACGCCTACAG GTATTTCTTCACCTACCTGCTGCCTCACCAGGCTCCGCCCGGCCTCACACACCTGGTAGACCACATCATGAACTCCACAG GGGAGCTGAAAGCTGACATCAATCAGACACTGGAGGCCTTTGAACACATCCTCCTCCTTTACAAGTCTGGCCTGCACCTGGACAACCTGCCTCCATCAATAATCCGAG ACTACAACGTGATCCGAGGAATGGGGACGTCCGGGAACGCCGAGTACCGCTGCTGGCCGTCGTACAGCCAGCAGGGCTGCGTGCTGTCGGTCTCCAGCGCCCGAGAGGCCGCGTACATCTGTAACTCCCACTCTCagtgcagcagcttcactctGACGGGACACACGACGTGGACGG gacGCCTCCTGGCTTCTTTcaggagcagcttcagtcacCTGGTGCCTGACGGGACATCGGAGGTGTACGTGAAGAAAACCAAAGCTCCCGAAGCGTCGCCCGTGTGA